The nucleotide sequence AATAGCGTAGAAGTCTTGAGTATAGAAAATCAGGACGAGTTAGATTGGAGAACAGAAATAGCCACATTCTTAAATAATCCAAGTATAACAGTGGCTAGGAAAACAAAGTTGAAAACTTTAAATTTCCTACTGGTGGATGAAACACTTTAAAAGAAACGCCCAGATGGAGTGCTACTAAAATGTGTAAGTCTACAAGAAGTTAAGACCATAATGGCTGAAgtacatgaaggaatatgtggagCTCATCAAGCTGACGTAAGAATGAGATGGTTAATTATAAGACATGGTTATTTTTGGCCAAAAATGGGAGAGATATGTGCTCAATTTACTTAGGGTTGTCAAGCCTGTCAAAAATATGGACCCATCCAAATAGCACCTGCCAAAGAAATGGTACCTATCGTCAAACCACGACCATTTAGTGGATGGACCATAGATTTGATAGGGAAAATATATCCCCTATCATCCAAGCAACATACTTTCATCATAGTAGCCACATATTTCTTTCTCGAGTGGGTTGAAACAATATCTTTGAAAGAAATAACCCTAGAAAGTGTGATCgacttcatcaaaaaaaaatcatatcatATACAGGTTTGGGATTCCCCAAACTACAATGGTTGACATGGGACTTCACTTAATGAAGAAAGAGTAAAAAGCTTCTTGGACAAATTCAGCGTCCAACTAGTTAATTCAACCCCTTACTATGCTCGGTCTAATGGACAGGCTGAATCATCCAACAAGACTCTAAAGAATATCATAAGGAAAATGATTGAACAGAATGCTACCAACATCACAACTTTTTAGTTAGTATATGGACAAAAAGCAATTATGTCTGTAGAGATAAATGTTCAATCAATGCAGATGGTCTTACAAAATAATTTGAGCGAAGAAGATTATACGGAAGCTATGATGCAAAACCTATTAGAATTGAATGAAATCAGATTAGATGCACTTAATAGAATCAAAATACAAAAGGCAAAGGCAGCCAAGTGTTACAATAAAAGGGTAATGGCTAAGTCATTTGACCGAGAGGAATTAGTATGGAAAGCCATATTACCTTTTGAAATGAAAGacccaaaatatgaaaaatggtCACCTAATTGGGAAGGACCATACCAAATGGAATCTGTATTGCCTAATGGTGCGTATCATTTGAAAGACTTGGATGGGGAAGTACACATTCGTGCCGTAAATgacaaatatttgaaaaaatatatccCATCAGTTTAGGAACatgaaaatacataaaaaagggggggggggggggcaaacACGTCCATAAAAATGACAGAAAAAAGATAAATTGTCTACTTGGAGAAATGAAACCACTTACCTAGAGAACAACAGGCCGAATTAACTCATAATAAGAAATTTCAAGATGTCTGCACAATCGATTGATACTGCCAAATATTGCTCAGGATTTTTAGAGACATAAAAAACCCCAAGAAACCCCAATAGAAGCATGAGGTAACGTCAAAACTAAGCCATACAAACCGATTAAAACTCCCTTGAAATGAAGCAGCGCCTCTGCAAGAAAGAGGACCATCAACAGTAGCAAGGGCTAAATAGTTGACATGGTTGGGATTGCAAATGACGACCATACTAACAAATTAGCCTCCCCAAATGGAGCTTCAAAAGGATTTAAGGGAAGAA is from Tripterygium wilfordii isolate XIE 37 chromosome 14, ASM1340144v1, whole genome shotgun sequence and encodes:
- the LOC120014171 gene encoding uncharacterized protein LOC120014171 is translated as MSVEINVQSMQMVLQNNLSEEDYTEAMMQNLLELNEIRLDALNRIKIQKAKAAKCYNKRVMAKSFDREELVWKAILPFEMKDPKYEKWSPNWEGPYQMESVLPNGAYHLKDLDGEVHIRAVNDKYLKKYIPSV